AATAATGTGTACCCCGAAAAGAGAGCAAAAATTTTGTATAAACGGAAAACCGAATCGTGTAAGTCGATCTTTATAAGTAACCAAAATATTCGATATTTGACCCGATTTAATTAACTTTAATGCTTTTTTTAATCCTGTTCGGTGTGGATTTAATCCGGATCCGACATCTGAGATGGTAATTGGGTGTGTTTCTCCTTTAATTTTTGCTTCAATAATTAATTTCTGTATTTGTCTATTAAGATCACCCTTTTCTTTTTGTTTATGCCCTGAAACTCGTGCATAACAGAGAATA
The sequence above is drawn from the Candidatus Cloacimonadota bacterium genome and encodes:
- a CDS encoding IS607 family transposase — protein: MELFYRKTQNKTNISEKPKHILCYARVSGHKQKEKGDLNRQIQKLIIEAKIKGETHPITISDVGSGLNPHRTGLKKALKLIKSGQISNILVTYKDRLTRFGFPFIQNFCSLFGVHIIEIEQSSIKSAQQGLINDMMALIACFSGKLYGMRSAKSRKSLSQKKLMQKQITRIIDREINGTTNCLIRQILAE